In bacterium, a single genomic region encodes these proteins:
- a CDS encoding four helix bundle protein: protein MSKVKTETQNFKTDLKRRCYYLSINIIKFLETLPDKRVYWIIGDQLLRSVTSIGANIVEAKSASSRKDFIKFYEIALKSANESKYWLGLLRDATESDKNKTNELLNEVNEISKMLGASILTLKNKKF from the coding sequence ATGTCAAAAGTCAAAACTGAAACTCAAAACTTTAAAACTGATTTAAAGAGGCGGTGTTATTACCTTTCAATCAATATCATTAAATTTTTGGAAACTTTACCAGATAAAAGGGTTTACTGGATAATTGGAGATCAACTTCTCCGTTCTGTCACCAGTATTGGTGCAAATATCGTAGAAGCTAAATCGGCTTCATCAAGAAAGGATTTTATTAAGTTTTACGAGATTGCTTTGAAATCTGCTAATGAGAGTAAATATTGGCTCGGACTCTTGCGAGATGCTACTGAATCTGATAAAAATAAAACTAATGAATTATTAAACGAAGTAAATGAAATATCAAAGATGTTAGGAGCGAGCATATTAACTTTGAAGAATAAAAAGTTTTGA